The following coding sequences lie in one Vibrio sp. BS-M-Sm-2 genomic window:
- the fadE gene encoding acyl-CoA dehydrogenase FadE — protein sequence MNILLSLLGMTAILGVCLYHRVSLVRALVVLTGAMVALTMFGGVAVTGWLCYLLAVAIFAVPTIRQTLISQKALSLFKKVLPAMSQTEKEALEAGTVWWEAELFKGKPEWKKLQNIADPKLSEAEQAFLDGPVNTVCEMVNDYQVTHELADLPPEVWQYLKDHKFFAMIIKKKYGGLEFSAYAQSLVLQKLTGVSSVLSSTVGVPNSLGPGELLQHYGTEEQRNHYLPRLAEGKEIPCFALTNPEAGSDAGSIPDYGVVCKGEWQGEEVLGMRLTWNKRYITLAPVATVLGLAFKLRDPDGLLGDQKDLGITCALIPTDLKGVEIGNRHFPLNVPFQNGPTQGDDIFVPIDFIIGGQKMAGQGWRMLVECLSVGRGITLPSNSTGGIKSAALATGAYARIRRQFKQPIGRMEGVEEPLARLAGNAYVMDAASNLTVAGIDLGEKPSVISAIVKYHCTHRGQRSIIDAMDIVGGKGICLGPSNFLARGYQGSPIAITVEGANILTRSMIIYGQGAIRCHPYVLNEMEAAYSGSSDALDKFDSALAGHVSFTMSNLVRSLWFGLTDGRGSDAPTPSNKTDKQTQRYYQQLNRYSANLALLSDISMAVLGGSLKRRERLSARLGDILSQLYLGSATLKRFESEGSHAEDLPLVHWGMQDSLRQTEVAIDEFLANFPNPVIGRLLRVVLMPFGRIRRAPNDKLDSKVAHILQTPSETRSRIGRGQYLEATEYNPVGKIEKALEVILQAEPLFDKVCKETHQKRAFLRLDLVAQLGLEKGILTQEEANLLISAEEHRLYTINVDDFSPEELAAKSQYPEQSIDNVA from the coding sequence ATGAACATATTGCTCTCCCTACTCGGCATGACAGCCATCTTAGGCGTCTGTCTTTACCATAGAGTTAGTCTGGTACGTGCGTTAGTTGTATTAACCGGCGCAATGGTAGCATTAACAATGTTTGGTGGCGTGGCAGTCACTGGCTGGCTTTGTTACTTGTTAGCCGTTGCGATCTTTGCTGTACCGACCATTCGTCAGACCCTAATCAGCCAAAAAGCGCTCTCTTTATTTAAGAAAGTTCTTCCGGCGATGTCTCAGACAGAAAAAGAAGCACTAGAAGCTGGCACTGTATGGTGGGAAGCAGAGCTGTTCAAAGGCAAACCTGAATGGAAGAAGCTTCAGAACATTGCTGACCCGAAACTCTCTGAAGCCGAGCAAGCGTTTTTAGATGGTCCAGTGAATACCGTGTGTGAAATGGTCAACGATTACCAAGTGACACATGAGCTTGCTGATTTGCCACCAGAAGTATGGCAATACCTGAAAGACCATAAATTCTTCGCCATGATCATCAAGAAAAAATACGGCGGTTTAGAATTCTCGGCTTACGCTCAATCTTTGGTTCTTCAGAAGCTAACCGGCGTTTCTAGCGTATTGTCATCAACGGTTGGCGTACCTAACTCATTAGGCCCTGGTGAGCTATTACAACACTACGGTACTGAAGAACAAAGAAACCACTACCTGCCGCGCCTAGCGGAAGGTAAAGAGATCCCTTGTTTTGCCCTAACCAATCCAGAAGCCGGTTCAGATGCAGGTTCAATCCCAGATTACGGTGTTGTATGCAAAGGTGAATGGCAAGGCGAAGAAGTATTGGGCATGCGCCTAACTTGGAACAAGCGTTACATCACCCTAGCACCTGTCGCGACGGTATTAGGCTTGGCTTTTAAACTGCGTGACCCTGATGGTCTGCTTGGTGATCAAAAAGATCTAGGCATCACTTGTGCGCTTATCCCAACAGATTTAAAAGGCGTAGAAATTGGCAACCGCCACTTCCCGCTAAACGTACCTTTCCAGAACGGTCCAACGCAAGGCGACGATATCTTCGTGCCTATCGACTTCATCATTGGTGGCCAGAAAATGGCAGGCCAAGGCTGGCGCATGCTGGTTGAGTGTCTGTCGGTTGGTCGTGGTATCACACTGCCTTCAAACTCAACAGGTGGTATTAAATCAGCAGCGCTTGCAACAGGTGCTTACGCTCGTATCCGTCGTCAGTTCAAACAACCGATTGGTCGCATGGAAGGGGTTGAAGAGCCACTTGCACGCCTTGCAGGTAACGCTTATGTAATGGACGCTGCGAGTAACCTAACCGTTGCAGGTATCGACCTTGGCGAAAAGCCTTCAGTTATCTCTGCAATCGTTAAGTACCACTGTACTCACCGTGGCCAACGCAGCATCATTGATGCGATGGATATCGTCGGCGGTAAAGGCATTTGTTTGGGCCCCTCGAACTTCCTAGCTCGTGGTTACCAAGGTTCGCCTATCGCGATTACGGTTGAAGGCGCAAACATCCTAACTCGTTCAATGATCATCTATGGTCAAGGGGCGATTCGTTGCCACCCTTATGTTCTTAATGAAATGGAAGCGGCTTATTCTGGAAGTAGTGATGCGCTTGATAAGTTCGATTCAGCGTTAGCAGGACACGTTAGCTTTACTATGAGTAATCTAGTCCGCAGCTTGTGGTTTGGTTTAACCGATGGTCGTGGTTCAGATGCGCCAACACCTTCAAATAAAACAGATAAACAGACACAACGTTACTACCAACAGCTAAACCGCTACAGTGCAAACCTAGCGCTACTGTCTGATATCTCAATGGCAGTTCTAGGTGGCTCACTTAAGCGTAGAGAACGTTTATCAGCAAGACTGGGGGATATCCTGAGTCAACTTTACCTCGGATCAGCAACGCTGAAACGCTTTGAAAGCGAAGGCAGCCACGCTGAAGATCTGCCGTTAGTACATTGGGGTATGCAAGATAGCTTACGTCAGACTGAAGTGGCGATTGATGAGTTCTTAGCGAACTTCCCTAACCCTGTGATTGGTCGTCTACTTCGTGTTGTGCTAATGCCATTTGGCCGTATCCGTCGTGCACCAAACGACAAACTGGATAGCAAAGTCGCGCACATTCTACAAACACCAAGTGAAACACGCTCTCGTATCGGTCGCGGCCAATACCTGGAAGCAACGGAATACAACCCAGTAGGTAAGATTGAAAAAGCGCTAGAAGTGATTCTTCAAGCTGAACCTCTGTTCGACAAAGTCTGCAAAGAGACACATCAAAAACGTGCCTTCTTACGACTTGATCTTGTTGCTCAATTAGGACTTGAAAAAGGTATCTTAACGCAAGAAGAAGCGAACCTTCTGATTAGCGCAGAGGAACATAGACTGTACACGATTAACGTGGATGACTTCTCACCAGAGGAGCTTGCAGCAAAGTCTCAGTACCCAGAACAATCGATTGATAACGTCGCCTAG
- the lpcA gene encoding D-sedoheptulose 7-phosphate isomerase, which translates to MYQDLIKSELNEAADVLNKFLSDDHNIAQIEAAAKLIADSFKQEGKVLSCGNGGSHCDAMHFAEELTGRYRENRPGYAGIAISDPSHLSCVSNDFGYDHVFSRYVEAVGRKGDVLFGLSTSGNSANILKAIEAAQAKGMKTIALTGKDGGKMAGCADIEIRVPHFGYADRIQEIHIKIIHIVIQLVEKEME; encoded by the coding sequence ATGTACCAAGACCTAATCAAAAGTGAATTGAACGAAGCTGCTGACGTTCTGAATAAGTTCCTGAGTGATGACCATAACATCGCTCAAATTGAAGCGGCGGCAAAACTGATTGCTGATTCATTCAAGCAAGAGGGCAAAGTGCTTTCTTGTGGCAACGGTGGTTCACACTGTGATGCAATGCACTTCGCGGAAGAGCTTACTGGCCGATACCGTGAAAACCGCCCAGGTTACGCTGGCATTGCGATTTCAGACCCAAGCCACCTGTCTTGCGTGAGTAATGATTTTGGCTACGACCACGTATTTTCGCGTTATGTAGAAGCGGTAGGTCGTAAAGGTGATGTGTTGTTCGGTCTGTCGACTTCAGGTAACTCGGCCAATATTTTAAAAGCGATTGAAGCCGCTCAAGCTAAAGGCATGAAGACGATTGCATTGACGGGTAAAGATGGCGGTAAAATGGCTGGTTGTGCTGATATCGAAATCCGAGTGCCACATTTTGGTTACGCAGACCGTATCCAAGAGATTCACATTAAGATCATTCATATTGTGATTCAGCTTGTCGAAAAAGAGATGGAATAA
- a CDS encoding class II glutamine amidotransferase has translation MCELLGMSANVPTDICFSFTGLMQRGGNTGPHRDGWGITFYEGKGFRTFKDPNPSCESKIAELVQNYPIKSQAVVSHIRQANRGGVNLENTHPFTRELWGRYWTFAHNGQLTDYDDLVSGRFRPVGETDSELSFCWLVKQLEDRFPEPPQDMEGMFRFVAECCDQLREKGVFNMLLSDGEYVMTYCTNHLYWITRRAPFGNASLIDEDVEINFQEETTPNDVVTVVATQPLTCNEEWFRMKPGEYALFHFGELIGNNHKALEDIAYAPKKVASQAPTEPLS, from the coding sequence ATGTGTGAATTGCTCGGTATGAGCGCGAATGTGCCAACTGATATTTGTTTTAGTTTCACCGGCCTGATGCAGCGTGGAGGTAATACCGGACCGCATCGTGATGGGTGGGGAATCACCTTTTATGAGGGGAAGGGCTTTCGAACGTTCAAAGATCCTAACCCTAGCTGTGAATCAAAGATTGCTGAGTTAGTTCAAAACTACCCAATTAAAAGCCAAGCTGTTGTCAGTCATATCCGTCAAGCCAATCGTGGTGGCGTTAATCTAGAAAACACTCACCCATTTACTCGTGAGCTTTGGGGACGATACTGGACCTTCGCTCATAATGGCCAATTAACGGATTACGATGATCTGGTTAGTGGTCGTTTCAGGCCTGTCGGTGAGACGGACAGTGAACTTTCTTTCTGTTGGTTAGTGAAACAATTAGAAGATCGTTTTCCTGAACCACCACAGGACATGGAAGGCATGTTTCGCTTTGTTGCAGAGTGTTGTGACCAGCTGCGTGAGAAAGGTGTCTTTAACATGCTACTCAGTGATGGTGAGTACGTCATGACCTACTGTACGAATCACTTATACTGGATAACAAGACGTGCGCCTTTTGGTAATGCGAGCCTGATTGACGAAGATGTTGAGATAAACTTCCAAGAAGAGACTACGCCAAATGATGTGGTTACGGTCGTCGCAACGCAGCCTCTAACATGCAATGAAGAGTGGTTTAGAATGAAGCCAGGCGAATACGCCCTGTTTCATTTTGGTGAGCTGATCGGTAATAACCATAAAGCGTTGGAAGATATTGCTTACGCACCTAAAAAAGTTGCAAGCCAAGCGCCAACTGAGCCATTGAGCTAA